Proteins from a genomic interval of Narcine bancroftii isolate sNarBan1 chromosome 12, sNarBan1.hap1, whole genome shotgun sequence:
- the LOC138747433 gene encoding keratin, type II cytoskeletal 8-like encodes MSLTGIKITRSSSSRSGGQRSSGLGQWGGSRMSSIGGGFRSSGGYQGAGRAQSLILSSSRSSRLSRPSGMGLGVGMGLGVGIGLGVGMKTAVDLHSPLPKNDLSQQAIRLQETQQITGLNDRFASFIEQVCALELKNTELKTKLDLLQKQGTSTSNIENMFQMYIANLKRQLEALGQEKAKFESDLVQMQALVEDFKGKYEDEINKRTEMENEFVIVKKDVDESYMNKVELEARLEALTDELEFLKSIFDEEIRELQAQIQNTSVCVQVDTSRKLDMSGIIEQIKNQYKILADANRKEAEQWKMMKMQELSMSGGGLEADMRAIKTECNDLNQSIRRISMDIENLKAQRLKLEADIREAEERGEMSLKGSKSRIQELQDAIQKAKQEMTKQVQELENLMQVKLGLDMEILAYRKLLEGEEARMAEGIRTLSIQSVQQQADYGQFNQLSSKLSGFLQGAGEMESSSIQLGTPLITKSVLQSKSQVQSTF; translated from the exons ATGTCCTTAACAGGGATCAAGATAACAagaagctcctccagcagatcagGAGGACAACGAAGCTCCGGATTGGGACAATGGGGCGGGAGCCGCATGTCTTCCATAGGTGGAGGATTCAGATCGTCTGGAGGATACCAGGGTGCCGGGCGGGCTCAAAGTCTCATCCTGTCCAGTTCGAGAAGCTCGAGGTTGTCCCGCCCCTCCGGCATGGGGCTCGGTGTTGGTATGGGGCTCGGTGTTGGCATAGGGCTCGGTGTTGGCATGAAGACGGCTGTGGATCTGCACAGCCCCTTACCCAAAAATGACCTCAGTCAGCAAGCCATTCGTCTCCAGGAGACGCAGCAGATCACTGGGCTCAACGACCGGTTTGCCTCTTTCATTGAGCAG GTTTGCGCGCTGGAACTGAAAAATACTGAACTGAAGACCAAACTGGATCTCCTGCAAAAGCAGGGAACTTCCACATCGAACATCGAGAACATGTTCCAAATGTACATCGCCAACCTCAAGAGGCAACTGGAAGCTCTGGGGCAGGAGAAAGCGAAGTTCGAGTCGGACCTTGTGCAAATGCAGGCGCTGGTTGAGGACTTTAAGGGCAA GTACGAGGATGAAATTAACAAGCGGACTGAAATGGAGAACGAGTTTGTCATCGTCAAGAAG GATGTCGATGAATCCTACATGAACAAGGTGGAACTGGAGGCGAGGCTGGAAGCCTTGACCGATGAACTCGAATTCCTCAAGAGTATCTTTGACGAG gaaatccgCGAGCTACAGGCACAGATCCAGAACACTTCTGTCTGCGTGCAAGTGGACACTTCTCGTAAACTGGATATGAGTGGGATCATTGAACAGATCAAGAATCAATATAAAATATTGGCAGATGCTAACCGCAAGGAGGCTGAACAATGGAAAATGATGAAG ATGCAAGAGCTGAGCATGTCAGGTGGAGGTTTGGAAGCAGACATGCGGGCAATAAAAACAGAATGTAATGATCTGAATCAATCCATCCGGAGAATCAGCATGGACATCGAAAATCTTAAAGCCCAG CGTTTGAAACTGGAGGCTGATATCAGAGAAGCGGAAGAACGTGGGGAAATGTCTCTCAAAGGCAGTAAAAGCAGAATTCAAGAACTGCAAGACGCCATCCAGAAAGCCAAGCAAGAGATGACCAAGCAAGTCCAGGAACTCGAGAATCTGATGCAAGTCAAGCTGGGTCTGGATATGGAGATTCTTGCCTACAGGAAGCTCCTAGAGGGAGAGGAAGCAAG GATGGCCGAAGGGATAAGAACACTCAGCATCCAATCAGTGCAACAGCAAG CTGATTATGGGCAATTTAATCAATTGAGTAGCAAACTGTCTGGATTTCTCCAAGGGGCCGGTGAGATGGAAAGCTCTTCCATACAACTCGGAACACCATTAATTACGAAATCGGTGCTGCAATCCAAAAGCCAAGTGCAGAGCACATTTTAA